The following coding sequences are from one Kushneria phosphatilytica window:
- a CDS encoding rhomboid family intramembrane serine protease: MIVTLSLISLTCLISIIALRNFTVLERLLFWPPGVNRGQLYRFVTHGFVHADGQHLLFNMITLYFFGRAIEPFFSQYLGGAGYAGFYLGGLIVAILPGYWQHRRDTRYRSLGASGAVSAVLFAFILIQPWATLYILVIPVPAIVYAIAYTLWSIYAGRRGGDNINHSAHLWGAAYGVIFALLMEPRLFDVFLTRLLSPGLG; the protein is encoded by the coding sequence ATGATCGTTACCCTGAGCCTTATTTCCCTTACCTGTCTCATTTCCATTATTGCCCTGCGCAACTTTACCGTGCTTGAGCGGTTACTGTTCTGGCCGCCCGGCGTCAATCGCGGTCAGCTCTACCGGTTCGTGACTCATGGTTTTGTACATGCTGACGGTCAGCATCTGCTGTTCAACATGATCACTCTGTACTTTTTCGGTAGAGCGATTGAACCTTTTTTCAGTCAGTATCTGGGAGGTGCGGGATATGCAGGCTTTTACCTGGGAGGGTTGATAGTCGCCATCCTGCCAGGCTACTGGCAGCATCGCCGTGACACTCGCTATCGTAGTCTGGGCGCGTCAGGTGCCGTATCGGCCGTTCTATTCGCTTTCATTCTGATTCAACCCTGGGCGACACTTTATATTCTGGTGATACCGGTACCCGCTATCGTGTATGCCATTGCTTACACTCTCTGGTCGATCTACGCAGGGCGACGTGGCGGAGACAACATCAATCACAGCGCCCATTTATGGGGCGCTGCCTATGGAGTGATTTTCGCGCTGCTCATGGAGCCGCGATTGTTCGATGTATTCCTGACCCGGTTATTGTCGCCGGGCCTGGGTTGA
- a CDS encoding ethanolamine ammonia-lyase subunit EutB, which translates to MGTYQCDVSGRRYRFDGLRELLARATPRRSGDELAGIAADTAEERVAAQLALADVPLRQFLEETVIPYEEDEVTRLIIDRHDPAAFAPIAHLTVGEFRNWLLAHETDSETLKALAPGLTPEMVAAVAKIMRLQDLVLVGRKCRVITRFRNTVGLEGRLSTRLQPNHPTDDPAGIAASILDGLLYGNGDAVIGINPATDNTGSVTTLLKMLDEVISRYEIPTQSCVLTHVTTAIEAINRGAPTDLVFQSIAGTQAANEGFGISLDLLREGRDAALALGRGTVGQNVMYFETGQGSALSADAHHGVDQQTLEARSYAVAREFSPLLVNTVVGFIGPEYLFDGKQIIRAGLEDHFCGKLLGVPMGCDVCYTNHAEADQDDMDTLLTLLGAAGCNYVMGIPGSDDIMLNYQTTSFHDALYVRDVLGLKPAPEFQSWLERMAIVDARGRIGVGQQLPEVFRHALTQSG; encoded by the coding sequence ATGGGCACCTATCAGTGTGATGTCTCTGGTCGTCGCTACCGGTTTGACGGGTTGCGTGAACTGCTGGCTCGGGCCACGCCACGTCGTTCGGGGGATGAGCTGGCCGGCATTGCGGCGGACACTGCCGAGGAGCGAGTTGCTGCCCAGCTGGCACTGGCGGATGTGCCACTCAGACAGTTTCTCGAAGAGACCGTCATTCCTTATGAAGAAGATGAAGTTACCCGACTGATCATTGATCGACATGATCCTGCGGCCTTCGCGCCGATCGCCCATCTTACAGTAGGTGAGTTTCGCAACTGGTTGCTTGCACATGAAACCGACAGCGAAACACTGAAGGCGTTAGCCCCCGGTCTGACACCTGAAATGGTCGCGGCAGTAGCCAAGATCATGCGCCTGCAGGATCTTGTTCTGGTGGGTCGCAAGTGCCGGGTCATTACCCGATTCCGCAATACAGTTGGGCTGGAAGGGCGGCTCTCCACCCGGTTGCAACCCAATCATCCCACGGATGATCCTGCCGGTATTGCGGCCAGCATTCTCGATGGCCTGCTCTACGGCAATGGCGATGCCGTGATCGGCATCAATCCGGCGACCGATAATACCGGCTCGGTGACCACGCTATTGAAAATGCTTGATGAGGTCATCAGTCGCTATGAAATTCCTACCCAGAGCTGTGTGCTTACTCATGTGACTACGGCCATTGAAGCGATCAATCGCGGTGCACCCACCGATCTGGTTTTCCAGTCGATTGCTGGTACTCAGGCAGCCAATGAAGGCTTCGGTATTTCTCTTGATCTGTTGCGTGAAGGGCGTGATGCAGCACTGGCGCTTGGGCGCGGTACAGTGGGGCAAAACGTCATGTATTTCGAAACCGGCCAGGGAAGTGCGCTTTCTGCAGATGCTCATCATGGTGTTGATCAACAGACCCTGGAAGCACGCAGCTACGCGGTGGCACGTGAATTCTCACCACTACTGGTCAACACGGTAGTGGGATTCATCGGTCCGGAATATCTCTTCGATGGCAAGCAGATCATTCGCGCAGGACTGGAAGATCACTTCTGCGGCAAATTGCTGGGCGTCCCGATGGGGTGTGATGTCTGTTACACCAATCACGCCGAAGCCGATCAGGATGACATGGATACGCTTCTGACCCTGTTGGGCGCTGCCGGGTGTAACTACGTCATGGGTATCCCCGGGTCGGATGACATCATGCTCAACTACCAGACCACATCTTTTCACGATGCCCTCTATGTCCGCGATGTACTGGGGCTGAAACCCGCACCGGAATTTCAATCCTGGCTGGAGCGCATGGCAATTGTCGATGCTCGGGGCCGTATCGGCGTTGGACAGCAATTGCCGGAGGTGTTTCGTCATGCGCTGACACAGTCCGGCTGA
- the eutC gene encoding ethanolamine ammonia-lyase subunit EutC codes for MSNENSTTASGVVSNPWQVLRQHTQARIGLGRAGSSLPTDAHLQFQLAHARARDAVHLPLDTERMVEQLSACSENVVRLHSAAADRDEYLRRPDLGRKLDEASLDALKAMNCRQCDISIVVADGLSARAIHENSVPMLQVLMPMLEEQGWQSGPLTLVEQARVAIGDPIGEALGARMSVVLIGERPGLSSPDSLGIYFTWAPRPGRRDSERNCLSNIRPNGQSFQAASELLIYLLREANERQLSGVSLKDDSVVDSSLGDGRQGNFLLPD; via the coding sequence ATGAGCAATGAGAACAGCACGACTGCCTCAGGGGTGGTCAGCAATCCCTGGCAGGTATTGCGTCAACATACCCAGGCTCGTATCGGGCTCGGGCGTGCCGGCAGCAGCCTTCCTACCGATGCTCATTTGCAGTTTCAGCTGGCGCATGCCCGGGCGCGGGATGCTGTTCATCTCCCATTGGATACCGAAAGGATGGTGGAACAGCTATCTGCCTGTTCGGAAAACGTGGTACGCCTGCACAGTGCTGCCGCCGATCGCGACGAATATCTGCGTCGCCCTGATCTGGGACGAAAGCTCGATGAGGCGTCACTTGACGCGTTAAAGGCGATGAACTGTCGGCAATGCGATATTTCGATTGTGGTGGCCGATGGTTTATCGGCCCGGGCGATTCATGAAAACAGCGTGCCGATGCTTCAGGTACTCATGCCGATGCTGGAAGAACAGGGTTGGCAATCCGGGCCTCTAACACTGGTTGAACAGGCTCGGGTGGCGATTGGCGATCCGATCGGCGAAGCGCTGGGCGCTCGCATGAGCGTCGTGCTGATCGGTGAGCGGCCCGGGTTGAGTTCACCAGATAGCCTCGGCATCTACTTTACCTGGGCGCCTCGTCCTGGTCGGCGTGACAGTGAACGCAACTGCCTTTCCAATATTCGGCCCAATGGCCAATCTTTTCAGGCGGCATCAGAACTGCTGATCTATCTGCTGAGAGAGGCAAATGAACGGCAGTTATCGGGTGTATCGCTCAAGGACGATTCGGTAGTGGACTCGAGCCTGGGTGACGGTCGCCAGGGTAATTTTCTATTGCCGGACTGA
- a CDS encoding sodium-dependent transporter has product MTTNNSSGTLWSGRWGFVLAATGSAVGLGNIWKFPYMTGEYGGGAFVLVYLLCIAAIGIPLMMTEIAFGRRGRGSPVDAVRRVVAESGGASLWRVLGWMSMLCGFMILCFYVVVAGWSISYLWKTIFGGLNADSVEGMAAIFGANNADPLNLGFWSTLVTVVTMVIVGKGVQEGIERSVRWMMPGMVIMLGILIVYGMFSGGFGRAVDFLFGFEFDQLSSEGLLAAMGHAFFTLSLAAGAIMAYGAYLPAGKSIARTTFTVAICDTVVALMAGLAIFPIIFANGLDPASGPGLIFMSLPLAFQQMPLGTLLEIVFFVMLTMAALTSAISMIEATVAWLQESRGISRARAAWSTGIVLWLVSLLVVLSFNVTAEWTVAGRNFFDWLDYLTSRWMMPLGGLGLSLLAGFFLKSHIMRSELGLTGMHYALWFFMIRYVTPLSIVVVFIDALGIAQLDMSTQWPWWLAALLCCVLAGELISPGLRRQQTG; this is encoded by the coding sequence ATGACGACAAACAACTCCTCCGGCACGCTTTGGTCAGGGCGCTGGGGCTTTGTGCTGGCTGCGACCGGTTCGGCAGTAGGGCTGGGTAATATCTGGAAATTTCCCTATATGACCGGTGAGTATGGCGGAGGCGCTTTCGTACTGGTTTATCTGCTCTGCATTGCAGCCATCGGTATTCCGCTGATGATGACGGAGATTGCCTTTGGGCGCCGGGGAAGAGGGAGTCCGGTAGATGCCGTGCGTCGTGTAGTGGCCGAGTCCGGCGGTGCTTCGTTATGGCGGGTGCTCGGCTGGATGTCGATGCTTTGCGGTTTCATGATCCTCTGCTTTTATGTCGTGGTGGCGGGGTGGTCGATCTCCTATCTGTGGAAGACAATTTTCGGTGGGCTGAACGCCGATAGTGTCGAAGGCATGGCGGCCATCTTCGGTGCCAACAATGCTGATCCGCTCAATCTGGGCTTCTGGAGTACTCTGGTGACGGTGGTCACCATGGTGATCGTTGGCAAGGGTGTGCAGGAAGGCATCGAACGCAGCGTGCGCTGGATGATGCCGGGCATGGTGATCATGCTGGGCATACTGATCGTTTACGGCATGTTTTCCGGTGGCTTTGGCCGCGCCGTGGATTTCCTCTTCGGTTTCGAATTTGATCAGCTCTCCAGCGAAGGGTTGCTGGCCGCAATGGGGCATGCGTTCTTTACACTGTCCCTTGCTGCCGGTGCCATCATGGCGTATGGCGCCTATCTGCCGGCAGGCAAGTCGATTGCCAGAACTACCTTTACCGTAGCAATCTGCGACACCGTGGTAGCTCTCATGGCAGGTCTGGCCATCTTCCCGATCATTTTTGCCAACGGCCTGGATCCGGCCAGTGGGCCGGGGCTGATCTTCATGAGTCTGCCGCTGGCCTTTCAGCAGATGCCATTGGGTACGCTACTGGAGATCGTTTTCTTTGTCATGCTCACCATGGCAGCACTGACTTCGGCGATCTCGATGATCGAAGCCACGGTCGCCTGGCTCCAGGAGAGCAGGGGTATCTCTCGTGCTCGCGCTGCTTGGAGTACCGGGATTGTGTTATGGCTGGTCAGTCTGCTGGTAGTACTGTCCTTCAATGTGACAGCCGAGTGGACCGTGGCAGGTCGCAATTTCTTTGACTGGCTCGACTACCTGACGTCACGGTGGATGATGCCGCTGGGGGGACTGGGACTTTCCCTGCTGGCCGGCTTTTTTCTCAAGAGCCATATCATGCGTAGTGAGCTGGGACTTACCGGGATGCACTATGCCTTGTGGTTCTTCATGATCCGCTATGTGACACCGCTGTCGATCGTGGTGGTGTTTATCGATGCACTGGGCATTGCACAGCTTGATATGAGCACCCAATGGCCCTGGTGGCTGGCAGCGCTGTTGTGTTGTGTCCTCGCCGGAGAACTGATCAGCCCGGGTCTGCGTCGTCAGCAGACAGGATGA
- a CDS encoding methyl-accepting chemotaxis protein: MLKNIRVITLLTAGLALLAALFVGSIGYGVYSLHVTNRSLDRTHDEIQTTLDIADSINHLRTTRVRLTNAQRDAVDGSNQQQVNKWLDQARETLGKAQASMANYQSGSQKGAETALAETFQQRQNEYIEQGLEPLFSALQAGDLERYREVARTVVPKMDARFEDSVDALIAYRNRISAALDQAAESRQKAINWTMAIIAMVISGIVLAIRMLFARVITRPLGEAVAHLDHIARGDLAHHIREGSRNEIGQLFEGLRHMQGSLIRTVGTIRESSELVGSRSSEIAAGSNDLSGRTEQQAASLEETAASMEQMTATVRQNAQNAEQAHTMALTASQSVGRSGQDVEEMVTTMQGIDESSKRITDIIEVIDGIAFQTNLLALNASVEAARAGEHGRGFAVVAGEVRQLASRSADAAREIKTLVTDAGSRTAEGMTVVERTKGSMNEVVQQVRNVSQLLEEISQASGEQSNGIEQVNQAISQMDQVTQNNAALVEESAAAAQDLQTQAGRLHEAVASFRLAEGAVPVMVEVSHSGSSDTAAGRKPGRAEPVAAESDDWETF; encoded by the coding sequence ATGCTTAAAAACATCAGAGTGATAACGCTGCTGACGGCAGGACTTGCGTTACTTGCAGCACTTTTCGTCGGCTCCATCGGTTACGGAGTCTACAGTCTTCATGTGACCAACCGGTCACTGGATCGAACGCATGACGAGATACAGACCACACTGGATATTGCCGACAGTATCAATCATCTGCGTACCACACGTGTGCGACTGACCAATGCCCAGCGTGATGCTGTCGATGGTAGCAATCAGCAGCAGGTGAATAAGTGGCTGGATCAGGCGCGTGAAACCCTGGGCAAGGCGCAGGCGAGCATGGCGAACTATCAGTCAGGGAGTCAGAAAGGGGCTGAAACGGCGCTGGCAGAAACCTTTCAGCAACGGCAGAACGAATATATCGAACAGGGGCTCGAGCCACTGTTTTCCGCTCTGCAAGCGGGCGATCTGGAGCGCTACCGGGAAGTGGCTCGCACCGTGGTACCGAAGATGGATGCCCGCTTTGAAGACTCGGTGGATGCCCTGATTGCTTATCGCAATCGGATCTCCGCGGCGCTGGACCAGGCTGCCGAAAGCCGACAGAAGGCCATCAATTGGACCATGGCCATCATTGCCATGGTGATTTCTGGCATCGTGCTTGCCATTCGCATGCTGTTCGCCAGGGTCATTACCCGCCCGCTGGGCGAGGCCGTTGCGCATCTTGATCACATCGCCCGTGGTGATCTCGCGCATCACATTCGGGAGGGCAGTCGCAATGAGATCGGTCAGCTCTTTGAAGGATTACGCCACATGCAGGGCAGTCTGATCCGGACTGTGGGTACCATCCGGGAGAGCAGTGAGCTGGTGGGATCACGCTCCAGTGAGATTGCCGCCGGCAGTAACGATCTCTCCGGTCGGACCGAGCAGCAGGCTGCCTCGCTTGAGGAGACCGCGGCCAGCATGGAGCAGATGACTGCCACCGTGCGTCAGAATGCCCAGAATGCCGAGCAGGCGCATACCATGGCGCTGACTGCTTCGCAGTCGGTAGGGCGCAGCGGTCAGGATGTCGAGGAAATGGTAACCACCATGCAGGGCATTGATGAAAGCTCGAAGCGTATCACCGACATCATCGAGGTGATTGATGGCATTGCCTTTCAGACCAATCTACTGGCGCTGAACGCTTCGGTGGAAGCCGCTCGTGCCGGTGAGCACGGTCGTGGCTTTGCCGTGGTGGCCGGAGAAGTCCGCCAGCTGGCCAGTCGCAGTGCCGATGCGGCCAGGGAGATCAAGACGCTGGTGACCGATGCGGGCAGTCGTACCGCAGAAGGGATGACTGTGGTCGAACGTACGAAGGGGTCCATGAACGAGGTGGTTCAGCAGGTGCGTAATGTCAGTCAGCTGCTCGAGGAGATCTCGCAGGCGTCGGGCGAGCAGTCCAACGGTATCGAACAGGTGAATCAGGCCATATCCCAGATGGATCAGGTCACGCAGAACAATGCGGCACTGGTCGAGGAGTCGGCGGCCGCGGCTCAGGACCTGCAGACCCAGGCGGGCAGGTTGCACGAAGCCGTGGCTTCCTTCCGGCTGGCGGAGGGTGCGGTTCCGGTGATGGTCGAGGTATCGCATTCCGGATCCTCGGATACTGCAGCCGGTCGAAAGCCCGGGCGTGCCGAGCCCGTTGCTGCAGAATCGGATGACTGGGAAACCTTCTGA
- a CDS encoding cobyric acid synthase: MTSAYGIPRHHFRAKNTLMVQGTTSDAGKSALVTALCRLLARQGLRVAPFKPQNMALNSAVTIDGGEIGRAQAVQAMAAGIDARVDFNPILLKPTSDQGSQVIVGGHAIGTMRAAEYYRHKPALLNDVIAAHERLTTEFDHVIVEGAGSAAEINLRAHDLANMGFAEAIDCPVILIADIDRGGVFAHLVGTLAVLPETERERIVGFVINRFRGDPTLLQPGLEWLEHETGRPVLGVLPWLENLHVEAEDSLSRAGNSHHEGARMQVVVPLLPRLSNHTDFDALRLHPDVELKFCHTPEPCDLIILPGSKHVRADLDWLRAQGWETAIKRHLRYGGRVMGICGGYQMLGHRIIDPDGVEGEAGESHGLGWLDLTTTLQANKQLRRVTGHCLLGGPPGTPLIGYEIHVGESRGNGLGENIFVLDDNRRDGTLSADGCILGTYLHGIFDCRETLESLLEWAGLTKPRHFDYEAFRLAEMDRLADAVEDAMDLERLKNFN; this comes from the coding sequence ATGACCTCCGCCTACGGCATACCCCGCCACCATTTTCGGGCAAAAAACACCCTAATGGTTCAGGGCACGACCTCGGATGCCGGCAAGAGCGCACTGGTAACTGCCCTGTGCCGGCTGCTCGCTCGTCAGGGCCTGCGCGTAGCCCCCTTCAAGCCGCAGAACATGGCACTCAACAGTGCCGTGACCATCGACGGCGGCGAAATTGGTCGTGCCCAGGCTGTGCAGGCGATGGCTGCCGGCATTGATGCTCGGGTGGATTTCAACCCGATCCTGCTCAAACCCACTTCCGATCAGGGCTCGCAGGTCATTGTCGGTGGCCACGCCATCGGTACCATGCGTGCCGCCGAGTATTATCGTCACAAACCCGCGCTGCTCAATGACGTGATTGCTGCACACGAGCGGCTCACTACCGAGTTTGATCATGTCATTGTGGAGGGAGCCGGCAGCGCCGCGGAAATCAACCTGCGTGCCCATGATCTTGCCAACATGGGGTTCGCCGAGGCCATCGACTGTCCGGTGATCCTGATCGCCGATATTGATCGCGGCGGCGTTTTCGCCCATCTGGTAGGCACCCTGGCGGTGCTGCCCGAAACCGAACGCGAGCGCATTGTCGGCTTTGTCATCAATCGTTTTCGCGGGGACCCGACTCTATTGCAGCCGGGGCTGGAGTGGCTGGAGCATGAAACCGGTCGTCCGGTACTGGGTGTGCTACCCTGGCTTGAGAACCTTCATGTCGAGGCCGAGGACAGCCTCTCACGCGCCGGCAACTCACATCATGAAGGTGCGCGAATGCAAGTTGTGGTGCCCCTACTGCCACGGCTGAGCAATCACACCGATTTCGATGCCCTGCGGTTACACCCGGATGTTGAGTTGAAATTCTGCCATACCCCGGAACCCTGCGACCTGATCATTCTGCCTGGCAGCAAGCACGTACGCGCCGATCTCGACTGGCTACGCGCTCAGGGCTGGGAAACGGCCATTAAACGACATCTGCGTTATGGCGGTCGGGTGATGGGCATCTGCGGGGGTTATCAGATGCTGGGACATCGCATTATCGATCCGGATGGCGTCGAGGGAGAAGCCGGTGAAAGCCACGGGCTGGGCTGGCTGGATCTTACCACCACACTTCAGGCCAACAAGCAGCTACGACGGGTCACCGGTCATTGCCTGCTCGGCGGCCCCCCCGGTACACCTCTTATCGGCTATGAAATCCATGTCGGCGAGAGCCGCGGCAACGGTCTGGGAGAGAACATCTTCGTGCTGGATGACAATCGACGGGACGGTACCCTCAGCGCTGACGGCTGCATACTGGGCACCTATCTGCATGGCATCTTCGATTGTCGAGAAACCCTCGAAAGCCTGCTGGAATGGGCAGGTCTGACAAAACCCCGGCATTTCGATTATGAAGCCTTTCGTCTGGCCGAGATGGACCGGCTGGCTGATGCTGTAGAGGACGCCATGGATCTTGAGAGACTGAAGAATTTCAACTGA